The following proteins are co-located in the Apium graveolens cultivar Ventura chromosome 5, ASM990537v1, whole genome shotgun sequence genome:
- the LOC141662057 gene encoding uncharacterized protein LOC141662057: MPGSRFKRIATLRNRYSERPVGLGELNSFYPSSSSSCSSVEMPPRVDPPQRVLAQTLVLGPGGTLSNPDGSWEDVDEYFVQCRVNPKPLSFYYRDLSEAYGGPDGLGGREPYNEDEMDRKFFTAPGTRYECGAVHREVQEKYTDAEVDGALRLAFNLDDAYQWRWPEEHERVYHRPEGGWVGIPLEHLRGMRLGLHQFTKSLCRDVYGIPFTQLAPNSVKWISWFLACCHAKSYLPTFKLFHHIFKIKRSTARPIYEFMFRIEDCGYPSDKMVLPVSMLTSLKGWHREFIFVRGGDLEFMPLHKLEIKTDRFPVQRLGQAALAMVYAFCGALGTQWTRDYFTSNENMHAAGCIPKLIPYPPNMSAQLKDLSAKLRRIGGMTSVDVGKKKVGEGDDAARKAAPSRPGRTTIVIDEPRSEDVQQGDVIRVPMPRKRKGVPASSGDKSGDVSEGPVSKKAAIDLAPDTPETLKALLASFTPDVRRRELFENYASTAERKKYRKEPLDDFLVGLQEDITAANSRVAGLVCITRSLQAKADAAEVYQTESERLSREIRELKEASAREAAAHKKILDEIRERQDRAEASVREMRAENQKLKDDLAARPTPEKVLAGFRGTPAYFEELNDKALEKIQICWNVASKYLGEEPHGTIDVFLEKYIEEETRLEQEKEAIRAMDSGVGTSSNVPSFYGSPLAEQPPIPEGNPEQPPSPPADSAAEA; encoded by the exons ATGCCAGGTAGTCGTTTTAAGCGTATTGCTACTCTTAGGAATCGGTATTCCGAGCGTCCTGTCGGGTTAGGTGAACTTAACTCTTTCTACCCCTCTTCCTCTTCCAGCTGTAGTTCAGTAGAAATGCCTCCCCGGGTTGACCCGCCTCAACGAGTTTTGGCTCAGACCCTAGTATTAGGTCCCGGGGGTACTTTATCGAATCCGGATGGGTCGTGGGAGGATGTAGATGAATATTTTGTCCAGTGCCGAGTGAACCCCAAACCCCTGAGCTTTTATTACAGAGATTTATCCGAGGCATATGGGGGCCCGGATGGTTTGGGAGGCCGGGAGCCTTATAATGAGGATGAGATGGATAGGAAGTTCTTTACCGCCCCGGGTACTAGGTATGAGTGTGGGGCGGTTCATAGAGAGGTTCAGGAGAAATACACAGACGCCGAGGTAGATGGTGCCCTTAGGCTTGCCTTTAACCTTGATGACGCCTACCAGTGGAGATGGCCTGAGGAGCATGAAAGGGTATACCACCGACCGGAGGGGGGATGGGTTGGAATTCCACTTGAGCATCTCCGGGGCATGCGCCTTGGACTACATCAGTTCACCAAATCCTTATGTCGGGATGTTTATGGTATCCCTTTCACTCAGCTGGCCCCGAACTCGGTGAAATGGATCAGTTGGTTTTTAGCTTGCTGTCATGCCAAAAGTTACCTCCCCACCTTCAAACTTTTTcatcatatttttaaaattaagagATCCACCGCTCGGCCGATTTACGAGTTCATGTTTAGGATAGAGGATTGTGGGTATCCCTCTGATAAGATGGTGCTCCCGGTTAGTATGTTGACGTCGCTTAAGGGATGGCACCGGGAGTTCATTTTTGTCCGGGGTGGGGATCTGGAGTTCATGCCACTCCATAAACTTGAGATTAAAACAGATAGGTTTCCGGTCCAGCGGCTCGGGCAAGCAGCTCTCGCGATGGTTTATGCCTTCTGTGGGGCACTTGGGACGCAGTGGACCCGGGACTATTTTACTAGCAATGAGAACATGCATGCTGCCGGAT GCATTCCGAAGTTGATTCCCTATCCCCCCAACATGTCTGCCCAACTTAAAGATCTGTCGGCCAAGCTGCGAAGGATTGGGGGAATGACTAGCGTGGATGTTGGGAAGAAGAAGGTTGGAGAGGGTGATGATGCGGCCCGGAAGGCGGCGCCGTCTCGCCCGGGGAGGACGACAATCGTGATCGATGAGCCCCGGTCCGAAGACGTGCAGCAGGGGGATGTGATAAGAGTTCCAATGCCTCGAAAGAGGAAAGGTGTCCCTGCGAGTTCCGGGGATAAAAGTGGCGATGTTTCTGAGGGCCCGGTTTCGAAGAAAGCTGCTATTGATCTGGCTCCGGACACTCCGGAGACTCTGAAGGCCTTGCTTGCTAGTTTTACCCCGGATGTTCGCCGGAGGGAGTTGTTCGAGAATTATGCCAGTACGGCGGAGAGGAAGAAATACAGGAAGGAGCCCCTTGATGACTTCCTGGTCGGGCTTCAGGAGGACATCACTGCT GCTAACTCCCGGGTTGCTGGACTGGTTTGCATAACCCGGAGCCTTCAGGCGAAGGCTGATGCTGCCGAGGTCTACCAGACTGAATCCGAGCGGCTGTCCCGGGAGATTCGGGAGTTGAAGGAGGCGAGTGCAAGGGAGGCTGCTGCTCATAAGAAGATTTTGGACGAGATCCGGGAGAGGCAGGACCGGGCTGAGGCTTCTGTTCGGGAGATGAGGGCTGAAAATCAGAAGTTGAAGGACGATCTTGCCGCCCGGCCCACTCCCGAGAAGGTTCTGGCAGGGTTCCGGGGTACTCCCGCGTACTTCGAAGAGCTGAATGACAAAGCGCTGGAGAAGATCCAGATCTGCTGGAATGTTGCTTCGAAGTATCTTGGCGAAGAGCCTCATGGTACAATAGACGTCTTCTTGGAGAAGTATATAGAAGAGGAGACCCGGTTGGAGCAGGAAAAAGAAGCTATTCGGGCAATGGATTCCGGTGTTGGGACGTCCAGCAATGTTCCCTCCTTCTACGGGTCGCCACTTGCTGAACAGCCTCCCATACCAGAGGGCAATCCGGAGCAGCCTCCTTCGCCTCCCGCCGACTCTGCCGCTGAAGCTTAA
- the LOC141661366 gene encoding transcription factor LATE FLOWERING-like has protein sequence MDFGKASAQDQMEIMTLIMQHDIDKLPSQYSQNNFQEIYDYADIEFSGGSSSSNESTPTPAAFHTPFINSPVQPQNFHVPAQSYNSSETIIQKTNSMESMREMMFRMAAMQPIQIDPESVKPPQRRNVKISKDPQSIAARQRRERISEKIRILQRLVPGGTKMDTASMLDEAVHYMKFLKKQVQSLERAAVSNYRPMGNVGYPGTAEMNMNYSALARTCQPAAHMVGSMQMLS, from the coding sequence ATGGATTTTGGGAAAGCATCAGCACAAGATCAAATGGAGATAATGACACTGATAATGCAGCATGATATTGATAAGCTTCCGAGCCAATACTCGCAAAATAATTTCCAAGAAATTTATGATTATGCTGATATCGAATTCTCTGGAGGAAGTTCCAGCAGCAATGAATCCACACCAACACCTGCAGCCTTCCATACTCCATTCATAAACTCCCCCGTTCAGCCACAAAATTTTCATGTACCAGCACAATCCTATAATTCAAGTGAAACAATTATTCAGAAAACGAACTCCATGGAGTCCATGAGGGAAATGATGTTCCGCATGGCCGCAATGCAGCCTATTCAAATAGACCCTGAATCAGTGAAGCCGCCGCAGAGAAGAAATGTGAAGATTTCTAAGGATCCACAGAGCATAGCTGCAAGACAAAGGAGGGAACGAATAAGCGAAAAGATAAGAATTCTGCAGAGACTTGTTCCAGGTGGTACAAAAATGGATACAGCATCAATGCTAGATGAAGCAGTTCATTACATGAAGTTCTTAAAAAAGCAAGTGCAATCATTGGAACGAGCGGCAGTGTCCAACTATAGGCCAATGGGCAATGTCGGATATCCAGGGACTGCTGAGATGAATATGAATTATTCAGCTTTGGCCCGAACTTGCCAGCCTGCAGCTCATATGGTGGGCTCTATGCAGATGCTTAGTTGA